A single window of Balaenoptera acutorostrata chromosome X, mBalAcu1.1, whole genome shotgun sequence DNA harbors:
- the FOXO4 gene encoding forkhead box protein O4: MDPVNENSAREAAALVDLDPDFEPQSRPRSCTWPLPRPELAPEPSEPAEVESGLGEKVHTEGRSEGRSQPTLLPSRLPDPAGGPQPGILGAVTGPRKGGSRRNAWGNQSYAELISQAIESAPEKRLTLAQIYEWMVRTVPYFKDKGDSNSSAGWKNSIRHNLSLHSKFIKVHNEATGKSSWWMLNPEGGKSGKAPRRRAASMDSSSKLLRGRSKAPKKKPAVLPAPPEGATPRSPVGHFAKWSGSPCSRNREEADVWSTFRPRSSSNASTVSTRPSPRRPESEVLAEEEMPASASSYAGGVPSTLKEDLELLDGLNLTSPHSLLSRSSLSGFSLQHPGVSGPLHTYSTSLFSPAEGPLSAGEGCFSSSQSLEALLTSDTPPPPADVLMTQVDPILSQAPTLLLLGGIPSSSKLGTGGGLCPKPLEAPGPSGLVPTLPMIAPAPPPVMAGAPVPKPLGAPVLTPPTEAPSQDRMPQDLDLDMYMENLECDMDNIISDLMDGGEGLDFNFEPDP, encoded by the exons ATGGATCCAGTGAATGAGAATTCAGCCAGAGAGGCTGCCGCGCTCGTAGACCTCGATCCCGACTTCGAACCCCAGAGCCGTCCCCGCTCCTGCACCTGGCCCCTTCCCCGACCAGAGCTCGCACCCGAGCCGTCCGAGCCGGCCGAGGTGGAGTCAGGTCTGGGAGAGAAGGTACACACGGAGGGGCGCTCGGAGGGGCGCTCCCAGCCGACCCTGTTGCCCTCCCGGCTCCCTGACCCGGCAGGGGGCCCCCAGCCTGGGATCCTGGGGGCCGTAACAGGTCCTCGGAAGGGAGGCTCCCGCCGGAATGCCTGGGGAAATCAGTCATATGCAGAACTCATCAGCCAGGCCATTGAAAGCGCCCCCGAGAAGCGACTGACACTCGCCCAGATCTATGAGTGGATGGTCCGCACAGTGCCCTACTTCAAGGACAAGGGTGACAGCAACAGCTCAGCGGGATGGAAG AACTCGATCCGCCACAACCTGTCCCTGCACAGCAAGTTCATCAAGGTTCACAACGAGGCTACCGGCAAGAGCTCTTGGTGGATGCTGAATCCAGAGGGTGGCAAGAGTGGCAAGGCGCCCCGCCGCCGGGCAGCCTCCATGGATAGCAGCAGCAAGCTGCTCCGGGGCCGCAGCAAGGCCCCCAAGAAGAAACCAGCTGTGCTGCCAGCTCCGCCCGAAGGTGCCACTCCGAGGAGCCCTGTTGGCCACTTTGCCAAGTGGTCAGGCAGCCCTTGCTCTCGAAACCGCGAGGAAGCTGACGTGTGGAGCACCTTCCGTCCACGAAGCAGTTCGAATGCTAGCACTGTCAGCACCCGGCCCTCTCCCCGGAGGCCAGAGTCTGAGGTGCTGGCGGAAGAGGAAATGCCAGCCTCGGCCAGCAGCTATGCTGGGGGTGTCCCTTCCACCCTAAAAGAAGATCTGGAGCTGTTAGATGGGCTCAATCTCACATCTCCCCATTCCCTGCTGTCTCGGAGCAGCCTCTCTGGCTTTTCTTTGCAGCATCCTGGGGTTTCAGGCCCTTTACACACCTACAGCACCTCCCTCTTCAGCCCAGCAGAGGGGCCCCTGTCAGCGGGAGAAGGGTGCTTCTCAAGCTCCCAGTCCCTGGAGGCCCTGCTCACCTCTGATACGCCACCACCTCCTGCTGATGTCCTCATGACCCAGGTAGATCCCATTCTGTCCCAGGCTCCGACACTTCTGTTGCTGGGGGGGATACCTTCCTCCAGTAAGCTAGGCACAGGGGGTGGCCTGTGTCCTAAGCCCCTAGAGGCTCCAGGCCCCAGCGGTCTGGTTCCCACCCTTCCGATGATAGCACCAGCACCGCCTCCAGTCATGGCGGGTGCTCCTGTCCCCAAGCCCCTGGGGGCTCCTGTGCTCACACCTCCTACTGAAGCTCCAAGCCAAGACCGAATGCCTCAGGATCTCGATCTTGATATGTACATGGAGAATCTGGAGTGTGACATGGATAACATCATCAGTGACCTCATGGATGGGGGCGAAGGACTGGACTTCAACTTTGAGCCAG ATCCCTGA
- the IL2RG gene encoding cytokine receptor common subunit gamma isoform X2, which produces MGTKTSQLVGNLGLEEVDFFLTSTPPGTLNVSTLPLPKVQCFVFNVEYMNCTWNSSFEPQPTNLTLHYGYKNFNDDDKLQECGHYLFSEGITSGCWFGKKEIHLYQTFVVQLQDPWEHRRQPEQLLKLQDLVIPWAPENLTLRNLSEFQLELSWSNRHLDHCLEHLVQYRSDRDHSWTEQAVDHRHSFSLPSVDAQKFYTFRVRSRYNPLCGSAQHWSDWSCPVHWGSNTSKENPESPETPSLFAWKAVLIPLGSMAFIVSLICLYCWLERTMPRIPTLKNLEDLVTEYHGNFSAWSGVSKGLAESLQPDYSERLCHVSEIPPKGGEGPGGSPCSQHSPYWAPPCYTLKPEP; this is translated from the exons GGGACCCTCAATGTTTCCACTCTGCCCCTCCCAAAGGTTCAGTGTTTTGTGTTCAATGTCGAGTACATGAATTGCACCTGGAACAGCAGCTTTGAGCCCCAGCCCACCAACCTGACTCTGCATTATGG GTACAAGAActttaatgatgatgataaacTCCAGGAGTGTGGCCACTATCTGTTCTCTGAAGGGATCACTTCTGGCTGTTGGTTTGGAAAAAAGGAGATCCATCTCTACCAAACATTTGTTGTCCAGCTCCAGGACCCATGGGAACACAGGAGGCAGCCCGAACAGTTGCTAAAACTGCAGGATCTGG TGATCCCCTGGGCTCCGGAGAATCTGACACTTCGCAACCTGAGTGAATTCCAGCTAGAACTGAGCTGGAGCAACAGACACTTGGACCATTGTTTGGAGCACCTGGTGCAGTACCGGAGTGACCGGGACCACAGCTGGACT GAACAAGCCGTGGACCACAGACATAGCTTCTCTCTGCCTAGCGTGGATGCACAGAAATTCTACACGTTCCGTGTTCGAAGCCGCTATAACCCACTCTGTGGAAGCGCTCAGCATTGGAGTGACTGGAGCTGCCCCGTCCACTGGGGCAGCAATACTTCAAAGG AGAATCCTGAGAGTCCCGAGACTCCTTCGTTGTTTGCATGGAAAGCTGTGCTGATCCCCCTTGGCTCCATGGCATTTATCGTGAGCCTCATCTGTTTGTACTGCTGGCTGGAACG GACGATGCCCCGAATTCCTACCCTCAAGAACCTCGAGGATCTGGTTACTGAATACCACGGGAACTTTTCG GCCTGGAGTGGTGTGTCTAAGGGACTGGCGGAAAGTCTGCAGCCAGACTACAGTGAACGGCTCTGCCACGTCAGTGAGATCCCCCCAAAAGGAGGGGAAGGGCCTGGGGGCTCCCCCTGCAGCCAGCATAGCCCCTACTGGGCTCCTCCATGTTACACCCTGAAACCTGAGCCCTGA
- the CXHXorf65 gene encoding uncharacterized protein CXorf65 homolog: MFIFIKHGDNQQFLANTNCSVLLLLHYVRHEVGLPDTDTIDLCDAMGTMQLFFLMKALGDYANKFLTARNTYYVCRVEHVAPGTGLKNAYRAFVPLLKNPEPKIIDALHTQCDLLQRGQIELFRSQEAKKVAPIESSVKLPSKSSRRSDEVGTTRSGPLFKTRGNIIRSRDKHR, from the exons ATGTTCATCTTTATCAAACATGGAG ATAATCAGCAGTTTCTGGCCAATACTAATTGTTCTGTCCTCCTGTTGCTGCATTATGTCCGTCATGAAGTGGGGTTGCCTGATACAG ACACCATCGATTTGTGTGATGCAATGGGGACAATGCAGTTGTTTTTCCTGATGAAGGCCCTTGGAGACTATGCCAACAAATTCCTTACAGCTCGAAACACCTACTATGTTTGTAGGGTGGAGCATGTGGCACCAG GAACTGGACTTAAGAATGCCTACAGAGCTTTTGTGCCCCTCCTTAAGAACCCAGAACCCAAGATAATTG ATGCCTTGCATACACAATGTGACCTCCTGCAGAGGGGTCAAATTGAACTGTTTAGAAGCCAAGAAGCCAAGAAAGTCGCTCCAATTGAATCGTCAGTGAAACTCCCA TCCAAATCATCAAGACGCTCAGATGAAGTGGGGACCACTCGCAGTGGTCCACTCTTTAAGACCAGAGGGAACATTATCCGTAGTAGGGATAAACATCGCTAA